From a region of the Spelaeicoccus albus genome:
- a CDS encoding thymidine phosphorylase, whose translation MSEKFDAVDVIRTKRDGGSLDPAMIDWVIDAYTRGAVAEEQMSALLMSIFLRGMNAAEISGWTGAMIRSGSRLDFGSLRRDGKPLPTADKHSTGGVGDKITLPLGPLVASYGVAVPQLSGRGLGHTGGTLDKLESIPGWRADLTSAAMTTQLEDVGAVVCAAGADLAPADRKLYALRDVTGTVDCLPLIASSIMSKKIAEGTGALVLDVKVGSGAFMKTRDDAAALARTMVDLGRDAGVATVALLTDMSTPLGRAVGNAVEVAEAQEVLAGGGPSDVVELTVALAVEMLEAAGVSGVDPANALADGRAMDTWRRMIAGQGGDPDAALPAARETDVVVAERGGVIERLDALAVGTAAWRLGAGRARKEDDVQAAAGITLHAKPGDRVTAGDRLMTLHSDTPETFSRARESLNGSVTYSETPASPIPLILGRVA comes from the coding sequence ATGAGTGAGAAATTCGACGCGGTCGACGTCATCCGCACCAAGCGCGACGGCGGCTCGCTGGACCCGGCCATGATCGATTGGGTCATTGACGCCTACACGCGCGGCGCCGTCGCCGAAGAGCAGATGTCGGCGCTGCTCATGAGCATCTTCCTGCGCGGCATGAACGCGGCCGAGATCTCCGGGTGGACCGGCGCCATGATCCGGTCCGGCAGCCGCCTCGACTTCGGATCGCTGCGCCGGGACGGCAAGCCGCTGCCCACCGCCGATAAGCACTCGACCGGAGGAGTGGGCGACAAGATCACGTTGCCGTTGGGGCCGCTTGTCGCGTCGTACGGCGTGGCCGTGCCGCAGCTGTCCGGCCGTGGTCTCGGGCACACCGGCGGCACCCTGGACAAGCTCGAATCGATCCCCGGGTGGCGGGCCGACCTGACGAGTGCCGCGATGACGACGCAGCTCGAGGACGTCGGCGCGGTCGTCTGCGCGGCGGGAGCCGATCTGGCGCCGGCCGACCGCAAACTCTATGCCCTGCGCGACGTCACCGGCACCGTCGACTGCCTGCCGCTCATTGCGTCGTCCATCATGAGCAAGAAGATCGCCGAGGGCACCGGGGCGCTGGTGCTCGACGTCAAAGTCGGCTCCGGTGCGTTCATGAAGACCCGGGACGACGCGGCAGCGCTTGCGCGCACCATGGTCGACTTGGGCAGGGACGCCGGGGTCGCCACGGTCGCGTTGCTGACGGACATGTCGACGCCGCTGGGGCGCGCCGTCGGCAACGCCGTCGAAGTGGCCGAAGCGCAGGAGGTGCTGGCCGGCGGCGGGCCGTCCGACGTCGTCGAGCTCACCGTCGCGCTGGCGGTCGAGATGCTGGAAGCGGCAGGCGTGAGCGGCGTCGACCCGGCCAATGCGCTGGCCGATGGGCGAGCCATGGACACGTGGCGGCGCATGATCGCGGGCCAAGGCGGAGATCCGGACGCCGCATTGCCGGCCGCGCGAGAGACCGACGTGGTCGTTGCCGAACGAGGCGGCGTGATCGAACGTCTGGACGCGCTCGCGGTCGGCACTGCCGCCTGGCGGCTCGGCGCCGGCCGGGCCCGCAAGGAGGACGACGTGCAGGCGGCCGCCGGCATCACGCTTCATGCCAAACCCGGCGACCGGGTGACGGCCGGGGACCGGTTGATGACGCTGCACTCGGACACCCCCGAGACATTTTCCCGGGCCCGCGAATCGTTGAACGGATCCGTGACGTATTCCGAGACTCCCGCCTCGCCGATACCACTGATCCTCGGCCGCGTCGCGTGA
- a CDS encoding ABC transporter permease: protein MNDQKTDDAPDKKTETARKTDKNTFGATFLRELKGGSATLTLLSIVLALAIGAVLIAASDDDVTAAAKYFFARPGDTFAAIGDSVGGAYAALFQGSVINFSDYTVLRALEPLADTLTYATPLIAAGLGVALAFQAGLFNIGAQGQIILGAVFAAYIGGNLHMPPVVQVGVAVIAGLVGGALWAGIAGYLKAKTGAHEVIVTIMLNNVALFLVAYLLTTSVFRRPGRTDPIGRIIEPNALLYRFFGQSSPHLTNFGIVLALVAAAIVWWLLNKSTVGFTYRAVGFNPAAARTAGMSVERSYISVMMIAGALAGLAGATEVLGTQQTLTTGISGSIGFDAITVALLGRSKPVGTVLAGLLFGALKAGGVVMQAQTGTDIDIVQVVQALVVLFIAAPPLVRTIFHLKASKEARA from the coding sequence GTGAACGATCAGAAAACCGACGACGCGCCGGACAAGAAGACCGAGACGGCGCGGAAGACCGACAAGAACACCTTCGGTGCCACCTTCCTGCGGGAGCTGAAGGGCGGCTCGGCCACCCTGACGCTGTTGTCGATAGTGCTTGCCCTGGCCATCGGCGCGGTGCTCATCGCGGCGTCCGACGACGACGTGACGGCGGCGGCGAAATACTTCTTCGCCAGGCCGGGGGACACGTTCGCGGCCATCGGCGACTCCGTCGGCGGCGCGTACGCGGCACTGTTCCAGGGTTCAGTCATCAACTTCAGCGACTATACGGTGCTGCGTGCCCTGGAACCGCTGGCCGACACGCTCACGTACGCCACACCGCTGATCGCCGCGGGGCTCGGCGTGGCGTTGGCGTTCCAGGCCGGACTGTTCAATATCGGCGCGCAAGGCCAGATCATCCTGGGCGCCGTCTTTGCTGCTTATATTGGCGGCAACCTTCACATGCCGCCGGTCGTGCAGGTCGGCGTGGCGGTGATCGCCGGCCTGGTCGGCGGTGCTCTCTGGGCGGGGATCGCCGGATATCTGAAAGCCAAGACCGGCGCGCACGAGGTGATCGTCACGATCATGCTCAACAACGTCGCATTGTTCCTTGTGGCCTACCTGCTGACGACAAGCGTGTTCCGCAGGCCCGGACGCACCGACCCGATCGGCCGGATCATCGAGCCGAACGCGCTGCTCTACCGGTTCTTCGGCCAGTCGTCGCCGCATTTGACGAACTTCGGGATCGTCTTGGCGCTCGTGGCCGCCGCGATTGTCTGGTGGCTGCTGAACAAGTCGACCGTCGGCTTCACCTACCGCGCCGTCGGCTTCAACCCGGCGGCCGCTCGTACTGCCGGCATGAGCGTCGAACGCAGCTACATTTCGGTGATGATGATCGCGGGTGCGCTGGCGGGGCTGGCCGGTGCCACCGAGGTCCTCGGCACCCAGCAGACCCTGACGACCGGAATCTCCGGGTCGATCGGGTTCGATGCCATCACGGTCGCGCTGCTCGGCAGGTCCAAACCGGTCGGCACGGTGCTGGCCGGGCTGCTGTTCGGTGCTTTGAAGGCCGGCGGCGTCGTCATGCAGGCGCAGACCGGCACGGACATCGACATCGTGCAGGTGGTGCAGGCCCTCGTGGTGTTGTTCATCGCAGCGCCGCCCCTGGTGCGCACCATCTTCCACCTCAAAGCTTCGAAGGAGGCACGGGCATGA
- a CDS encoding adenosine deaminase → MTTELFPVPYGVAPHDPLLSLPKCSLHDHLDGGLRPQTIVELADEIGHDLPAADADGLRAWFQESCDSGDLVRYLAPFEHTTAVMQTSGGLQRVAREWVLDQVADGVVYAEARWAPEQHTADGLTLDETVEAVQAGLDDGIAAAALEGKTIMARQIVTAMRHADRSEEIARLALRHRDNGVAGFDIAGAEAGFPPSRHQAAFDLLHRENFPVTIHAGEAAGPESIWEALQLCHAQRIGHGVRLLEDSEISDADPKLGRLSAWVLDQQVPLELCPSSNLQTGAATSIADHPINWLKSRGFNITVNPDNRLMSGTSMTREMRRLVDEAGWDTDDLMWVSVNALESSFLDFDSRLGLLDDIVLPGYERVS, encoded by the coding sequence GTGACTACCGAGTTGTTCCCCGTCCCGTACGGCGTCGCCCCGCACGACCCGCTGCTGTCCCTCCCCAAATGCTCGCTGCACGACCACTTGGACGGCGGCTTGCGGCCGCAAACCATCGTGGAACTGGCGGACGAGATCGGCCACGATTTACCGGCGGCGGACGCCGACGGGCTGCGCGCCTGGTTTCAGGAATCCTGCGATTCGGGCGACCTGGTGCGCTATCTGGCGCCGTTCGAGCACACGACCGCCGTGATGCAAACGTCCGGCGGACTGCAGCGCGTGGCCAGGGAATGGGTGCTCGATCAAGTGGCGGACGGCGTGGTGTACGCCGAAGCGCGGTGGGCGCCGGAGCAGCACACAGCCGACGGCCTGACGCTTGACGAGACGGTCGAGGCCGTGCAGGCAGGGCTGGACGACGGCATTGCGGCCGCCGCGCTGGAGGGCAAGACCATCATGGCCCGCCAGATCGTCACTGCCATGCGGCACGCCGATAGGAGCGAAGAGATCGCCCGGTTGGCGCTGCGACACCGGGACAACGGCGTGGCCGGGTTCGACATCGCCGGCGCCGAGGCCGGATTCCCGCCGTCCCGCCACCAGGCCGCGTTCGACCTGCTGCACCGCGAGAACTTCCCGGTCACCATCCATGCCGGGGAAGCGGCCGGACCGGAAAGCATTTGGGAAGCGTTGCAGCTGTGCCATGCGCAGCGGATCGGGCACGGCGTCCGACTGCTGGAGGACAGCGAGATTTCCGACGCCGATCCGAAGCTCGGCCGCTTGAGCGCGTGGGTTCTCGACCAGCAGGTGCCGCTCGAGCTGTGCCCGTCGTCAAACCTGCAGACCGGTGCGGCGACGTCGATCGCCGACCACCCCATCAATTGGCTGAAATCGCGTGGGTTCAATATCACCGTCAATCCGGACAACCGGCTCATGTCCGGAACGTCGATGACCCGCGAGATGAGACGTCTCGTGGACGAGGCAGGCTGGGACACCGACGATCTGATGTGGGTGAGCGTGAACGCGCTCGAATCGTCGTTCCTGGACTTCGATTCGCGGCTCGGCCTGCTCGACGACATAGTGCTGCCCGGATACGAACGGGTCAGCTGA
- a CDS encoding SDR family oxidoreductase, with protein sequence MSTAVITGAGSGIGLATARALAEAGWHVMATARRPDSAKALQDLAGELSAVELRTLDVTDDESVDSCIRSVYADRGSIELLVNNAGAGHRGTLEQLSLEELSQSMELNFFGAARVTKAVLPAMREARAGRVITVTSLNGVVALPFSDAYNAAKFAVEGLMEGLATVMREFGVSVSLVEPGPVRTAFFANVGGHAGNIPASDPYRELIDRFNARISAMGAGGQSAESVADVICRIAADPSPALRYQSSDEARNIAAQKLADPDGRTVLSATGALLRP encoded by the coding sequence ATGTCGACAGCAGTGATCACGGGAGCAGGCAGCGGCATCGGGTTGGCCACCGCCCGGGCCCTGGCGGAAGCGGGCTGGCACGTGATGGCAACCGCCCGCCGTCCGGATTCGGCCAAAGCATTGCAGGACCTCGCCGGCGAACTGTCCGCCGTGGAACTGCGGACGCTCGACGTCACCGACGACGAGTCGGTCGACTCGTGCATCCGGTCGGTATACGCCGACCGGGGCAGCATCGAGTTGCTCGTCAATAACGCCGGCGCGGGCCACCGGGGCACGTTGGAGCAACTCTCGCTGGAGGAATTGTCCCAGTCGATGGAGCTCAACTTCTTCGGAGCGGCCCGCGTCACCAAGGCAGTGCTGCCGGCGATGCGAGAAGCGCGGGCCGGCCGGGTCATCACCGTGACGAGTTTGAACGGCGTTGTCGCCTTGCCGTTCAGCGATGCGTACAACGCCGCCAAGTTCGCGGTCGAGGGGCTCATGGAAGGCTTGGCGACGGTGATGCGCGAGTTCGGCGTGTCAGTGTCCCTGGTGGAGCCGGGCCCCGTGCGAACGGCGTTCTTCGCCAACGTCGGCGGGCACGCCGGCAACATCCCCGCAAGCGACCCGTACCGAGAACTCATTGACAGGTTCAACGCACGGATCTCGGCCATGGGAGCCGGCGGCCAGTCAGCGGAATCGGTCGCGGACGTGATCTGCCGAATCGCTGCGGACCCGTCGCCGGCACTGCGCTATCAATCGTCGGACGAGGCACGGAACATCGCCGCACAAAAGCTTGCCGACCCGGATGGCCGGACCGTCCTGTCCGCTACCGGGGCATTGCTCCGTCCGTGA
- a CDS encoding cytidine deaminase, with protein MDVRWQRLIDAAHEAMEHAYAPYSNYPVGAAALVSDGRIVSGCNVENAAYGVTLCAECGLISELVRGGGGMLEQFVCVDGRGEILMPCGRCRQLLAEHAAPDFAVRTVAGTTTMEGLLPDAFGAVDLRQRGNPDSKGARHE; from the coding sequence ATGGACGTCCGGTGGCAGAGGTTGATCGACGCCGCCCACGAAGCGATGGAGCACGCGTACGCACCGTATTCGAACTATCCGGTCGGCGCCGCCGCGCTGGTGTCGGACGGACGGATCGTCTCCGGTTGCAATGTGGAGAACGCCGCGTACGGCGTCACGCTCTGCGCCGAATGCGGTCTGATCTCCGAACTGGTGCGCGGCGGCGGCGGAATGCTCGAACAATTCGTGTGCGTTGACGGCCGCGGCGAAATCCTGATGCCGTGCGGGCGATGCCGGCAGCTGCTCGCCGAGCATGCCGCCCCCGATTTCGCCGTCCGCACGGTCGCGGGCACCACCACCATGGAGGGCCTGCTGCCGGACGCGTTCGGCGCCGTGGACCTTCGCCAACGGGGCAATCCGGACAGTAAAGGGGCCCGGCATGAGTGA
- a CDS encoding TadE family protein, protein MSAADDAAAHGAPLTTRRRGTQPRAACSAAEARDSGAAVADFALVAGILTLVFACVLQLALVMHVRNTAIDCAGAGARYAALADLGTADGVARTRSLLARSLGSGYSRDVTGRYVSVHGVRTVEIRVTVPLPVLGLLGPPGVQTLTGHAVADSP, encoded by the coding sequence GCCGCCGCGGCACGCAGCCGCGCGCGGCGTGCTCGGCTGCCGAGGCCCGCGACTCCGGCGCCGCGGTCGCGGACTTCGCGCTTGTCGCGGGAATCCTGACCCTCGTGTTCGCCTGCGTGCTGCAATTGGCGCTCGTCATGCACGTACGCAACACGGCCATCGATTGTGCCGGAGCCGGTGCCCGGTACGCCGCCTTGGCCGATCTGGGCACGGCGGACGGCGTAGCCCGCACCCGGTCGCTGCTGGCCCGCTCACTGGGATCCGGCTATTCCCGAGACGTCACCGGACGCTACGTGAGCGTCCACGGCGTGCGCACCGTCGAGATCCGCGTAACGGTCCCGCTGCCGGTGCTCGGCCTGCTGGGCCCTCCGGGAGTGCAGACTCTCACGGGACACGCCGTGGCAGACTCGCCATGA
- a CDS encoding FtsK/SpoIIIE domain-containing protein, with protein MTDEPGWLRLSVRAHGTETDVAVRPAADTADDADRRAEIRRVLDLPAAPALHGPLQEGAVLTDEPDPVEDAEIVLVVESGPDCGRIVPVPGRRITIGRADDNTVVIADPAVSRHQLNAEYRQSGLLVSSVARTNPPLVDGRPAELPLSLSIGRLLTIGRTGIRVAAAGRASAERQDGASHPAPPSRTVLDVPESPDPPRPRSLSIAAIVIPIIVAGVLVAVTHSAIYLTFCAFGPMTAIASYISDKRTGKRRSRKDQREYRTALARFDESLARTLADEAAALEALYPSPAKIRPAGFSVRLGTADIPSGIELRGRHGGVPTLPNAPAGLELLPAERASPHGPEQPERPVNALRGQPTDVTIALSGADAVPLARSITAQLCAGNGPADLRVVLADPDDAEWAWTRWLPHRGPTAADAGTVLVVGNSLGGANYPALSGRIIRLAPHAVGTEPAVISRGDGTGRPGPGWTGRRPDGDILLDLISSVTAETWARRLAASGRTAAGPRGPGTPEDERVVDSPGTATSTEPVDTASHPHSPLATGTFLPDRLDLARLIPMTESALARRWARRAPTTSAVIGRTAAGPLSIDLARDGPHLMLAGTTGAGKSELLQTLIFSLAAVNDPRDLHFVLFDFKGGSGLRHCAGLPHTAGTVTDLDEHLAVRAFTSLQAELRRRERAFARAGVADFDDFRAAGDTSTARLVIVIDEFRVLAEERPELLAAIVRTVCVGRSLGVHLVLATQRPAGIVSADMQANINARISLRVRDAADSREVIEAPDAARVSAATPGRAFMRAGGDRLIEFQAAQTLVGPEGASSEPRDDRRVRVLSSTDPLWRHADRARPAAISDNAVPVDPDAFTRAAGSFRGAGSPWLPPLPAVVAGSDLPSMEVPPASVPLGLGDEPATASRSAIVWSPESDGNLMLIGTTRSGRSQTIATALATLTGRAGASLYVLDAANRHGPIDTARSVGARVTPAEPDRAARVIDRLQREMAERTFRPAGQPPIVLVIDGWEAWAPILEGYGPGTAMDGVTAISRSGPSAGVYVLVAGDRPLAMSRLGTTISNKILLRQSDRADLGLLGVPRSAIPSFMPPGRGLAFGSFAGRRVDALELQLVLGGGAPPDGPDENAPAGAPGGRRTGRRADCGHEPPFVVRRLPGAVDLSELDPPTATRIPLGLGGDDAATVSWHTDRHFLVAGPPGSGRSTALTVIAEQCRRAGVPVYRPQHVCPSEPDPTGGPPGGDDPRLALVDDLDTLTPECERDLADLVGDGRLSVAAAGSTDRLASAFTGLAAMVKAGRHGVLLSPCRPMDGEVFGVRIVGSAGPSPGRGLFFDAAGPIPVVLARPCRTDRSGLS; from the coding sequence ATGACGGACGAACCCGGATGGTTGCGGCTCTCGGTGCGGGCCCACGGCACCGAGACGGATGTCGCAGTCCGGCCCGCCGCGGACACGGCCGACGACGCCGATCGCCGCGCCGAGATCCGCCGCGTCCTCGATCTGCCCGCCGCACCGGCATTGCACGGCCCGCTGCAGGAGGGCGCGGTATTGACCGACGAACCCGATCCGGTCGAGGACGCCGAAATCGTCCTGGTCGTCGAATCCGGCCCGGATTGCGGTCGAATAGTGCCGGTGCCCGGACGCCGCATTACTATCGGGCGCGCCGATGACAACACGGTAGTGATCGCCGATCCGGCCGTGTCCCGGCACCAGTTGAACGCCGAATATCGCCAGTCGGGATTGCTCGTCTCGTCCGTGGCGCGCACCAATCCCCCGCTTGTCGACGGCCGACCGGCCGAGCTCCCGCTGTCGCTTTCGATCGGCCGGCTGCTGACCATCGGCCGCACCGGCATCCGGGTCGCCGCGGCCGGCCGCGCGTCCGCGGAGCGGCAGGACGGGGCCTCGCACCCGGCTCCGCCGTCGCGCACGGTGCTCGACGTGCCGGAGTCGCCGGATCCGCCTCGCCCGCGGTCGCTGTCGATCGCGGCCATCGTGATTCCGATCATCGTCGCCGGCGTACTGGTCGCTGTCACGCACTCGGCCATCTACCTGACCTTTTGCGCGTTCGGGCCGATGACAGCCATTGCCTCGTACATCTCGGACAAACGCACGGGCAAGCGCCGCTCGCGCAAGGACCAACGCGAGTATCGAACCGCGCTGGCCCGGTTCGACGAGTCGCTTGCCCGCACCTTGGCGGACGAGGCCGCTGCCCTGGAAGCGCTCTACCCGAGTCCGGCTAAGATCCGGCCGGCCGGGTTCTCGGTGCGCCTCGGCACCGCCGACATTCCGTCCGGTATCGAATTGCGCGGCCGCCACGGCGGCGTCCCGACCTTGCCGAATGCGCCGGCCGGCCTCGAACTGCTGCCGGCCGAACGCGCCTCGCCGCACGGGCCGGAGCAGCCCGAGCGGCCGGTCAATGCGCTGCGCGGGCAGCCGACCGACGTGACGATCGCCCTGAGCGGCGCGGACGCCGTCCCGCTGGCGCGGAGCATCACGGCGCAGCTGTGTGCCGGCAACGGCCCGGCGGATCTCCGCGTAGTGCTGGCCGATCCGGACGACGCCGAGTGGGCATGGACTCGTTGGCTTCCGCACCGCGGCCCGACGGCAGCTGATGCCGGGACGGTGCTCGTGGTCGGCAACTCGCTCGGCGGGGCGAATTATCCGGCTCTTTCCGGGCGAATAATCCGGCTCGCGCCCCATGCGGTCGGCACCGAACCGGCCGTGATCAGCCGCGGCGACGGGACGGGGCGACCCGGCCCCGGGTGGACCGGTCGGAGACCGGACGGCGACATACTGCTCGACCTGATCTCGTCGGTGACTGCGGAAACCTGGGCGAGGCGCCTCGCCGCATCGGGGCGCACCGCGGCGGGCCCGCGTGGCCCCGGTACCCCGGAGGACGAGCGTGTCGTCGATTCGCCGGGGACCGCGACGTCCACCGAACCCGTAGACACCGCGTCGCATCCGCACAGTCCGCTCGCGACAGGCACTTTCCTTCCCGACCGTCTCGACCTGGCCCGTCTCATACCCATGACCGAGAGCGCGCTGGCCCGGAGGTGGGCACGGCGTGCGCCGACGACGTCCGCCGTCATCGGCCGGACCGCAGCGGGCCCGCTCTCGATCGACCTGGCCCGCGACGGGCCGCATCTGATGCTCGCCGGCACAACCGGGGCGGGCAAATCCGAGCTGCTGCAGACCTTGATTTTCTCCCTGGCCGCCGTCAACGATCCGCGCGACCTGCATTTCGTGCTCTTCGACTTCAAGGGCGGGTCCGGGCTGCGGCACTGCGCCGGCCTGCCGCACACGGCCGGCACCGTCACCGATCTGGACGAGCATCTGGCCGTGCGCGCATTCACGTCGCTGCAGGCCGAGTTGCGACGTCGCGAGCGCGCCTTCGCGCGCGCCGGCGTCGCCGACTTCGACGATTTCCGTGCCGCCGGGGACACGTCCACGGCACGGCTTGTCATAGTAATCGACGAATTCCGGGTCCTTGCCGAGGAACGACCCGAACTCCTGGCGGCGATCGTGCGCACCGTGTGCGTGGGCCGCTCGCTCGGCGTGCACCTGGTGCTCGCCACCCAGCGGCCGGCCGGCATCGTCAGCGCCGATATGCAGGCGAACATCAATGCGCGGATCAGTCTGCGCGTGCGGGACGCCGCCGATTCCCGCGAGGTCATCGAGGCCCCCGACGCCGCTCGGGTCAGCGCGGCAACACCGGGCCGGGCCTTCATGCGCGCCGGCGGCGACCGCCTCATTGAATTTCAGGCCGCGCAAACGCTCGTCGGCCCGGAGGGGGCGTCGTCCGAGCCCCGCGACGATCGGCGCGTGCGCGTGCTCTCGTCGACCGATCCGCTGTGGCGGCACGCCGACCGGGCACGCCCGGCCGCGATATCGGACAACGCTGTGCCGGTCGACCCCGACGCATTCACCCGGGCGGCCGGATCGTTCCGCGGGGCGGGTTCGCCGTGGCTGCCGCCGCTGCCCGCCGTAGTCGCAGGCAGTGATCTGCCGAGCATGGAAGTTCCGCCGGCGTCGGTACCGCTCGGGCTGGGCGACGAGCCGGCAACGGCCTCGCGCAGCGCGATTGTCTGGTCGCCGGAATCGGACGGCAACCTGATGCTCATCGGCACGACCAGATCCGGGCGCTCGCAGACCATCGCGACGGCGCTGGCGACGCTGACCGGCCGTGCCGGTGCGTCGCTGTACGTGCTCGACGCGGCCAACCGGCACGGGCCCATCGACACAGCGCGTAGCGTGGGTGCGCGGGTGACGCCGGCCGAGCCGGACAGGGCCGCCCGCGTCATCGACCGGCTACAGCGTGAGATGGCCGAACGGACGTTCCGGCCCGCCGGGCAGCCTCCCATCGTGCTGGTCATCGATGGGTGGGAGGCGTGGGCGCCGATCCTGGAAGGATACGGGCCGGGCACGGCGATGGACGGCGTGACGGCGATTTCCAGGTCCGGCCCCAGTGCCGGCGTGTACGTCCTTGTCGCAGGCGACCGGCCATTGGCCATGTCCCGTCTCGGCACGACCATCAGCAATAAGATCCTGCTCCGCCAGTCCGATCGGGCCGACCTGGGACTGTTGGGCGTACCGCGCTCGGCCATTCCGTCCTTCATGCCGCCGGGCCGTGGTTTGGCGTTCGGCAGTTTCGCAGGCCGCCGGGTCGACGCACTAGAGCTCCAGCTGGTCCTAGGCGGGGGCGCGCCGCCGGACGGCCCCGACGAGAATGCACCGGCCGGCGCGCCCGGCGGCCGCCGAACGGGCCGGCGAGCCGATTGCGGCCACGAGCCGCCGTTCGTCGTCCGGAGATTGCCCGGCGCCGTCGACTTGAGCGAACTCGATCCGCCGACCGCGACGCGCATCCCGCTGGGTCTGGGCGGCGACGACGCGGCAACTGTCAGCTGGCACACCGACCGCCACTTCCTTGTCGCCGGCCCGCCCGGTTCGGGCCGGTCGACGGCCCTGACCGTCATCGCCGAGCAGTGCCGGCGCGCCGGGGTCCCGGTGTATCGGCCCCAGCACGTTTGCCCGTCGGAGCCGGACCCGACGGGCGGCCCGCCCGGTGGGGATGACCCGCGGCTGGCGCTCGTCGACGATTTGGACACGCTGACGCCGGAGTGCGAGCGCGATCTGGCCGACCTGGTCGGCGACGGTCGACTCTCGGTGGCGGCGGCCGGGTCGACGGATCGGCTGGCCTCGGCCTTCACCGGGCTCGCGGCGATGGTGAAGGCGGGCCGGCACGGCGTCCTGCTGTCGCCGTGCCGTCCGATGGACGGCGAGGTCTTCGGCGTGCGCATCGTCGGATCTGCCGGTCCGTCGCCGGGCCGGGGCCTGTTCTTCGACGCGGCCGGTCCGATCCCGGTAGTGCTTGCTCGCCCGTGCCGGACCGACCGATCCGGGCTAAGCTGA
- a CDS encoding ABC transporter permease — translation MTNETVTEPTPDAPLSETARTESTRSLRAPIVYAVLGLAALILFGLTSPGDQHSTFGLSESSDFFQFSPLGVPSKLTAVALGIVCLVIAGYSLVATIRHKTVPVVLPYVFGVAWVLAFLVWAIAGKQISFVSLIQGSLILAVPLVFGSMAGILCERSGVVNIAIEGQLLAGAFLSAVVATITNNNWVGLLAAVAAGVAVSALLAVFTIKYAVNQIIVGVVVNVLVLGLTSFLYSQVLADNGDKFNNPTGFGSLKIPLLGDIPVIGPIVFDQTVMVYMMYVVVIVLNVALFKTRWGLRVRAVGEHPQAADTLGVKVNRTRYFNVLLSGVVAGIGGAFFTLGSNIPFDKEMTAGKGYIALAAVIFGRWNPVGAFSAALLFGFADNLQNILGILRTPLPSEFLQMAPYLATIFAVAGLVGKSRPPAASGEPYTKG, via the coding sequence ATGACGAACGAGACCGTCACCGAGCCGACCCCGGACGCGCCGCTCAGCGAGACGGCGCGCACCGAGTCGACCCGCTCGCTGCGCGCCCCGATCGTGTACGCCGTCCTCGGTCTGGCCGCGCTCATCCTCTTCGGACTGACGAGCCCGGGGGACCAGCACTCGACATTCGGGCTGTCCGAGTCGTCGGACTTCTTCCAGTTCTCCCCGCTCGGCGTGCCGTCGAAGTTGACGGCCGTTGCCCTGGGCATTGTGTGCCTGGTCATCGCCGGATACTCGCTTGTCGCGACGATTCGCCACAAGACGGTGCCCGTCGTGCTGCCGTATGTGTTCGGCGTCGCGTGGGTATTGGCCTTCCTGGTGTGGGCAATTGCCGGCAAACAGATCTCGTTCGTCTCGCTGATCCAAGGCTCCCTCATCCTGGCCGTGCCCCTCGTGTTCGGATCGATGGCAGGCATCCTGTGCGAACGGTCCGGCGTGGTCAATATCGCCATCGAAGGCCAGCTGCTTGCCGGCGCGTTCTTGTCCGCGGTCGTCGCCACCATCACGAACAACAACTGGGTGGGCCTGCTGGCCGCCGTCGCGGCGGGCGTTGCAGTGTCGGCGCTGCTTGCCGTGTTCACCATCAAATACGCCGTCAACCAGATCATTGTGGGCGTTGTGGTCAACGTGCTGGTGCTCGGGCTGACGAGCTTTCTGTACAGCCAGGTGCTTGCCGACAACGGCGACAAATTCAACAATCCGACCGGGTTCGGGTCCCTCAAGATCCCATTGCTCGGCGATATCCCGGTGATCGGGCCCATCGTGTTCGACCAGACGGTGATGGTGTACATGATGTACGTCGTCGTGATCGTCTTGAACGTCGCGCTGTTCAAAACCCGGTGGGGTTTGCGGGTGCGCGCCGTGGGCGAACATCCGCAGGCCGCCGACACGCTCGGGGTCAAGGTCAATCGCACGCGCTATTTCAACGTGCTGCTGTCCGGGGTCGTCGCGGGAATCGGCGGCGCCTTCTTCACCCTCGGATCGAACATTCCCTTCGACAAGGAGATGACTGCCGGCAAGGGGTACATCGCGCTTGCCGCAGTCATCTTCGGCAGGTGGAACCCGGTCGGCGCCTTCTCGGCCGCGTTGCTGTTCGGCTTCGCCGACAACCTGCAGAACATCCTGGGGATCCTGCGCACGCCGTTGCCGAGCGAGTTTTTGCAGATGGCGCCGTACCTGGCGACGATCTTCGCGGTGGCCGGCCTGGTCGGCAAATCCCGGCCGCCGGCCGCATCCGGCGAACCGTACACGAAAGGCTAG